Within Rhododendron vialii isolate Sample 1 chromosome 12a, ASM3025357v1, the genomic segment acagatataacaggatcttgaattcaacacatctcaagaacaataaatagcgtACCTTTGATGGCCATCGTGATTAGAAAGAACAAACCCTTTAATTAGAAACATcttaattcttggctcaccttcttctctatgtctctacttttctagaataccccagtactttaattgatggaaaaaccgtATGAATAAGAGGggagtattctaccttttatagagTAGAGAAGAAGaccttagagataattattaaaagacacaTAGTCCATCAAAGTCTCTTTTATTATCATGAGTTTTCCTTAATCtataattctaattagttatcgtaatgaaccatatcattttattggcttatctgatagtGGAATCCCACATATACAAAATGTGAAGGCTAGTGGGCCACACTAATGGGAAAAAActaacattctcccacttgaCCAATCAAGCTGATTGTGATGCAAAgtgtatttcttcaaaatatgcattttgtttaaaatgactCGAGTGGGCTCCACACTAAAAAACTTTGACATGTGATCACGGATTTAAAAATAGCCAATAGGTTCAAACCAATTAGAAACTTTAATACTGTGATTAATTCAGATCACCAATGTGAGTCATAGCGGTTGTATAGCACCATGCCACATTCCCTTCTATGCACCACACCATTGATAACCTTCACTAATCAAGTCCATAATaggaaaaatatcattatttaggCTGTAATGCCTAAAGCTCTTGTAATTTGTCTTGTTAAGACATTTCCTGTTGAacataatccaaaataaaatgtgCACGCATAattgaaaacaagaaaatcagaaacaaattttttatttgctcTAAATAGTGTCAATAACAATAAGTACTCAACTACTAATATCAAGTATTACTCAAAAGACCCATCCTAATAACATGTTCTTTGTATGTCTTTGGAGGCAATCCCTTTGTCAACGGATCAGCAATCATAAGAGTTGTGCTTATGTTTTCAATAGACACTTGTTGTTTCTAGACTCGTTCTCTAACAACCAAGTACTTTACTTCCATGTGTTTCGAACCACTAGAGTACTTTCCATTCTTCGAGAAGAAAACTGCAGCGGAATTATCACAATAAATCTTCATCGGTCTGGCAATTGAGTCGACAACACCAAGATCAGAAATGAAGTTCCGCAACCATAACGCATGACCTGTGGCCTCAAAGCACGCCACAAACTCAGCCTCCATTGTAGATGAAGCAATAATGGATTGCTTCACACTCTTCCATGACACTGCCTCACCAGCTAATAGAAAGACATAACCTGATGTAGACTTTTTGCTATCGTGACAGCCAGCAAAATCAGAGTCCGAGTATCCGATCACATCCAAATGATCCGATTTGCTATAAGTAAGCATATAGTCCTTAGTTCCTTGGAGATACCTCATAACCTTCTTCACTGCTTTCCAATGTTCCATTCCTGGATTACTTTGATAACTGCCCAGCATCCCTACTGCAAAACTAATATCCGGTCTAGTGCAAGTCTGGGCAtacatcaaactccctaatgcTGATGCATATGAAATTTCATCCATTTGCTTTTTTTCTAAGTCATTCTATGGgcactggctttcattaaaCTTGTCACCCTTGACAATGGGCGCATCACTTACCGAGCAAAGCTGCATATTGAATCTCTCTAGAACTCGGTTAATATATCCCTTCTGAGACAGTCCTAGTAGTCCTCGAGATCGATCTCTAAAGATCTCTATGCCAATAACATAAGCTGCCTCGCCCATATCAACCATTTTAAAGTTTTTCGAGAGATATCCCTTAGTTTCATGTActaaaccaaggtcattactggctaacaaaatatcatccacatatagcACCAGAATGATAAACATACTCCCACTAACCTTCAGATATATATACATTGATCAACAGCATTTTCTTTGAAACCGAAGGAGGTAATGGAATCATTAAACCTTAAGTACCATTGCTTGGAAGCTTGTTTAAGACCATATATGGATCTCTTTAATTTGAATGCCAAATGCTCTTTCCCTTTTATTGCGAATCCTTCAGGTTGCTCCATGTAAATATCCTCATCCAAACTACCATTCAGAAAAGcggttttcacatccatctgatGCAGCTCCAAGTCATAATGAGCTACTAGGGCCAAGATGATTCTAAGTGAGTCCTTCTTTGACACAGGAGAGAAGGTCTCTTTATCGTCAACGCCTTCTTTCTGAGTGAAACCATTGGCCATAAGTCTGGCATTAAATCGTTCGATATTGCCTTTTGCATCGCGCTTAGTCTTAAATACCCATTTACAGCCGACTTTCTTACAGTTAGTAGGCAATTCAACGAGATCCCAAACTTTATTCTGGTCCATTGATTTCAACTCATCATTCATAGCGTCAAACCATTTATTAGAATCATCACTATTCATGGCTTGTGAAACGAAATCGGGTCTTTCTTAATCCCAATATCGAAATCCGATTCTTGTAGATATACCACATAATCATTTGAAATGGCAGACTTTCTTTCCCTCTGAGATCTTCTCAGAACTGCCGGTTGTGGTAGTTCTACAATACTTTCAATGGCAGTATTCTCATGAAGTGGAGAATCATTACCTACATGTTGTTCATTCTCCTCAACTGGTTAAGGAATAACAACTTCTCGACGAGGAAGAATTGTTGGGATATCAACTCTTTCTTCATCGAAATTaacctttcttgatttctcactCCCACTATTTTTGCCATTTTCTAGGAATTTTGCATTTCCGGTTTCAACTATTCTCGTACTATGGTTAGGACAGTAAAATTTGTACCCCTTAGACTTTTTTGGATAACCAATAAAATATCTAGAAATTGTTCGAGAATCTAACTTTTTCTCTTGTGGATTATATATTCTAGGTTCCGCTGGACAACCCCAAATATGTAAATGTTTTAAACTGAGTTTCCTACCAGTCCACAACTCAAAAGGAGTAGTTGGAACTGCTTTACTAGGAACCCTATTTAAGAGATACATAGCGGTCTTTAATGCTTCACTCCACAAGGAAATAGGTACATTTGAAGAACTCATCATACTTCTAACCATATTCATAAGTGTACGATTACGCCTATCAGCAACACCGTTCTGTTGTGGCGTACCAGGCATTGTGTATTGAGCACGAATATCTCGCTTTTCTAATAGTTTGGCAAatgggccaggattttggcctgactcatcatattttccatAAAACTCACCACCTCTATCTGACCTCACTATTTTGATCTTTCTATCTAATTGTCTATCGACCTCAGTAATGTACACCTCAAGGATGTCAACGGCTTGAGACTTTTCATGAATTAGATATACGTAACCATAACGTGAGAAGTCATCTATAAAGGTGATAAAGTATTTTTGTCCAGTAAAACATGGAATATGACTTTCGCAAATATCAGTATGGATTATCTCAAGAAGTGCATTCTTCTAGTGGCACCTTTCTTTGTGTGTTTAGTTTGCTTTCCCTTAATGCAAtccacacaaatttcaaaatcagtgaAATTTAGGTCTTTTAAAATCCCATTCTTCACCAATCTATCAATTCTATCCTTGGAGATATGCCCCAATCGTCTATGCCACAgggtaaatgatttttcatcaattcgACCACGTTTTAAACCAACATCCGAATGCAGGGTCACTAATGATTGTGcatgtaggtggataaattcaagtagtgctttgaacagcactggaatgcagcggctccacgtgcctcttgaacataaccctaattcgtcagagaaacccttatcctgcaaaacagacaaggagtgagcgcacctttgcctctcgtggcaaaggccctccgatgcctttgttagtatttcgtactaatgatcaaaccctaattatcagtaggaaagcaataagaatgcagtgtattgcgtacctttcacctctaggtttacctcatatttatagatttatggatgcttgctgtccaagcatccatgttgccataggattcctaactcgtataggaaacccaggatatcaaggagtctcgtttcctttatcagtttatggaaaagagtccttttaggaatcttttcctttaagagccgaacatcccatattcgttgggtatctttctcagatcctatattcttgggatctttatccctttatgggatatgactactctggaaccttccagaatgttccctcaaatagtacttctctctctgttcggccatctcatggccgaacagatggcctggaccaattacctcacgtgttactggtcctgaggaaataatttgaaccatatcctttgtaaggagctttcctcctgttcggctctctcttgccgaacaagtttctatgaacagtggcatctcatgtcacttttcttgtatttggtcctaataacatctcatgttattgtaccgagaatcgtacaacctctctggactattgacttctcatatcagtggtccacagtgcgttgaccctcagttgaccatgctcgggctcattttgcacctgttcgggaatacctccctacaattgctccccagctttgctcgtttatattttactcagatgacgagtaaagcttttaagcgaacaaattcactttgtttctgcaccttatttcacatattggtgcaatATTTCACcactttgcttaagaaaaaatcatcttttcttgtggccgtcacaggcttttagccctaacctttacacgcgtcgatcatcgtattgcgttCCATTAAATACGAGCTgacgtgtttatgggaaaacggaacgctcaaacggcgtctggtatgacgtttcacgtacgccacccacttttggggtatttttgggttttcgtcccatttttcaaaacaccccaatcttccccttagactccctctgcagaagaaaaaactgttcaagcgttcgcccgccattgaagctctgttcatcgtctcaagacctctccttttaaggattccatcgactattctcgtaagtcatcatttcttcttcttacaactccatttctctagtggattattttcaaccgcagtttagggtttcattgtccccattgttttacacttcgtagaattccaaaatcctatctGGTAATGGGTAGATTTCGTAGGCACTGTAGTACTCCTcaagccatggctagtttcagatctcgatatgggattcctgacaacgtagctactgttttggctcctgaggatgccattcgtgaaagcttcgattttgacacccttcatattccagtagtagccgtcgttgaaggcggagttaggtttcccctagcccctctgctccgccaagtcttagcgtattacaggctttcgccaatgcaggtttctgctaatttcttcagggtagttatgggcataaataccttaaaccaaatgttagggacttcgctaggcctgtatgatattcaccatctatacagtatttccagaactggggatgcccttacttattatctaaaaagtagggattctagaaaaaagctagtccttgaactccctgactctgctcgaggggatgacgacgacttcctgattgtcacgggcaacttcgaacccagagatgaggacggccaagtgattggttt encodes:
- the LOC131309382 gene encoding secreted RxLR effector protein 161-like translates to MDEISYASALGSLMYAQTCTRPDISFAVGMLGSYQSNPGMEHWKAVKKVMRYLQGTKDYMLTYSKSDHLDVIGYSDSDFAGCHDSKKSTSGYVFLLAGEAVSWKSVKQSIIASSTMEAEFVACFEATGHALWLRNFISDLGVVDSIARPMKIYCDNSAAVFFSKNGKYSSGSKHMEVKYLVVRERV